A section of the Leminorella richardii genome encodes:
- a CDS encoding fimbrial biogenesis chaperone — protein sequence MAFRSRIKIFYRPSGLAGNANLAGQSITWKKVKGGVEGTNPTPYYVSLANIAEDPAGKSSIGDGGMIAPGGKTFFPLKKSPSTIYPSYINDYGGIKPTPQPVN from the coding sequence ATGGCGTTTCGTTCACGCATCAAGATTTTTTACCGTCCTTCAGGGCTGGCAGGAAATGCCAATCTGGCGGGCCAATCTATTACCTGGAAGAAGGTAAAGGGCGGTGTAGAAGGGACTAACCCGACGCCTTACTACGTGTCATTAGCCAATATTGCTGAAGATCCAGCGGGTAAGAGCTCTATCGGTGACGGCGGCATGATTGCTCCAGGCGGTAAAACCTTTTTCCCATTGAAGAAAAGTCCGTCGACCATTTATCCGTCCTACATCAACGACTACGGTGGAATTAAGCCAACACCGCAGCCGGTGAACTAA
- a CDS encoding fimbrial protein, protein MNFSGVINVVSRSCQVDDVDVDLGSHQLTSFTGIGTVTNWKDFNITLRNCPPFHGYYATRDSLVYSETSGVVTNNAPTSNRIDMAFRGANGYRSSNMAYLNAGSDQAKGIGLQMTDASENLILFNGTTYDPALALTKVDGASYVIPLKARYYQYSSTVTAGKANASVTFTINYY, encoded by the coding sequence GTGAATTTTTCCGGGGTGATTAACGTTGTTAGCCGCAGCTGTCAGGTGGATGATGTGGATGTTGATTTGGGAAGCCACCAGCTCACTTCATTTACCGGTATTGGTACAGTGACAAACTGGAAGGATTTCAACATTACGCTAAGAAACTGCCCACCGTTTCACGGCTATTACGCGACGAGAGACTCTTTGGTCTATTCGGAAACCAGCGGCGTTGTGACCAATAATGCGCCGACGAGTAACCGTATTGATATGGCTTTTAGAGGCGCTAACGGATACAGGTCTTCTAATATGGCCTACCTGAATGCGGGCAGCGATCAGGCTAAGGGAATAGGTCTACAGATGACCGACGCAAGTGAGAACTTAATTCTGTTTAATGGCACAACCTACGATCCAGCTCTAGCCTTGACCAAGGTTGACGGAGCCTCTTACGTGATCCCACTAAAGGCGCGCTACTATCAGTACTCTTCCACTGTGACGGCCGGTAAAGCCAACGCCTCGGTGACATTTACGATTAACTATTATTAG
- a CDS encoding fimbrial protein — protein sequence MKLKNVVLSAAIVAAFGAATAQAASNGTVNFTGEVIDKTCDVTIDGAASPVTVVLAAVDKSQLATAGSTAKRTSFNIELTNCSGGATVSEAAAFFENGATVDAIGYRLNNTLNDGTEASNVQLQLVDAATGNAIKVGSPDQSTTTTTYDLSSGAATLPYAVEYYATGAATPGLVASSVNFTINYF from the coding sequence ATGAAACTGAAGAACGTTGTTTTATCCGCAGCTATCGTTGCCGCTTTCGGCGCCGCTACCGCTCAGGCCGCTTCTAACGGCACTGTTAACTTCACCGGTGAAGTTATCGACAAAACTTGTGACGTTACCATCGATGGTGCCGCTAGCCCGGTAACTGTCGTTCTGGCTGCTGTTGACAAGAGCCAGCTGGCTACTGCCGGTTCTACTGCCAAGCGTACCAGCTTCAACATTGAGCTGACCAACTGCTCTGGCGGCGCGACCGTTAGTGAAGCTGCTGCGTTCTTTGAAAACGGCGCAACGGTTGATGCTATCGGCTATCGCCTGAACAACACCCTCAACGACGGTACTGAAGCTTCTAACGTCCAGCTGCAACTGGTTGATGCCGCTACAGGCAACGCCATCAAAGTCGGTAGCCCGGATCAAAGCACTACTACGACTACCTACGATCTGAGCTCTGGCGCAGCCACTCTGCCGTACGCGGTTGAGTACTACGCAACCGGCGCCGCTACCCCAGGTCTGGTTGCCAGCTCCGTCAACTTCACCATCAACTACTTCTAA
- a CDS encoding IS1 family transposase has protein sequence MNLLQPECPFCQSRERVKKHGLGNAGLQRYRCNGCRKTFQTRYYYRGNSPLVDEQIARLSKEGWNARKIGAYLKISLATVNKRIARLQEELRHETA, from the coding sequence ATGAATCTATTACAACCTGAGTGTCCGTTCTGCCAGTCTCGGGAGCGGGTTAAAAAGCACGGCTTGGGAAATGCTGGGTTACAGCGCTATCGGTGTAACGGCTGTCGCAAGACGTTTCAGACGCGCTACTACTATCGCGGCAATAGCCCGTTAGTTGATGAACAAATTGCACGGCTTTCTAAAGAAGGGTGGAACGCCAGAAAAATCGGTGCATATTTAAAAATTAGCCTCGCGACGGTGAACAAGCGTATAGCTAGGCTGCAAGAGGAGTTACGGCATGAAACTGCATAG
- a CDS encoding fimbria/pilus outer membrane usher protein, which produces MLSFNRSLSPLAAAILLAFPGWALADDVDDGIEFNPHFMSPDSQRRIDLTRYNQDLAPTGIHSAELIVNGRRIGRDAIRIQDQTVDGKRIPKVDICVKPSTLTVLDINVAELESSAQKMVADAKGREDECLALNQLLPEGSVAFDANEQSLNLTLPELYIVQRPRGYVNPEQWDTGITAATLGYNLSASRTSYSGQDFDTLYGNINSGFNLKGWYFRHNGVYTKVTNSNSDYNNINTYLQRDIPAIQGRLLAGDANTKGELFDTLSFRGAQIANEEQMLPNSVRGYAPVVRGTARTAAKVIVRQGGNVIYERTVAPGPFEITDLYPTGYGGNLDVSIEEADGSQQNFQVPYASTSNLLRPGTHHYSLTYGKLRSTQLRSEPVLVEGTYRRGISNGLTLYSGVQGNSNYQALQGGASIGTPIGAFSLDVTHAKTKLGDAWGTESGQSYQVKYSQMIESTGSNLSVAAYRFSTDGYMDFSTGMSTREVVSQGYDKQAVKRAKNRLMLSASQPLPDGWGQFYASAWQQAYWDKTRTDRQYQLGYSNSIKRLNYSLSVNRNQDEFGKFQNTYMLNLVLPLDNLLGFSQVGMTVNRGPGSTMNEQLFASGTSGDERQYSYNVTAGHNSNGGKGRGSSSSLVTNGSMRTPYTTLSALAGTGKGYETYSAGMSGAMVAHSGGLTLSPYSGDTYALVEAKGAKGAKMVGYPGIKVDGFGYALVPYLTAYQLNDVEISPKGLSNNVELNLTSQKVAPYSGAVVKLKYETTVGYPALISAPQVDGQPLPFGAEVFDEQGRHIGVVGQGGRIFARVPTTEGVLKVVWGDSTDRQCRVRYMLPANADLENDSAIKFNSVCE; this is translated from the coding sequence ATGTTATCTTTTAACCGTTCACTGTCTCCACTGGCCGCCGCTATTCTGCTTGCTTTTCCCGGATGGGCTTTAGCAGATGACGTAGATGACGGCATTGAGTTTAACCCCCATTTTATGAGCCCAGACAGTCAGCGCCGTATCGATCTGACTCGCTATAATCAGGATTTAGCGCCAACGGGCATCCATAGTGCAGAGCTTATTGTTAACGGCCGCCGTATTGGTCGGGATGCCATTCGCATTCAGGATCAGACCGTTGACGGCAAACGCATTCCGAAAGTGGATATCTGTGTTAAGCCTTCTACGCTGACCGTGTTGGATATCAATGTCGCTGAGCTAGAGTCGTCTGCACAGAAGATGGTTGCTGACGCCAAGGGGCGGGAAGACGAATGTCTGGCGCTGAATCAGCTATTGCCAGAAGGCAGTGTAGCGTTTGATGCTAACGAGCAGTCTCTTAATCTGACTTTACCGGAGCTGTATATCGTCCAACGGCCGCGAGGCTACGTCAATCCAGAACAGTGGGACACAGGTATTACAGCAGCAACGTTGGGCTATAACCTGAGTGCCAGCCGCACATCGTACAGCGGTCAGGATTTTGACACCCTGTACGGCAATATTAACAGCGGCTTCAATCTGAAAGGTTGGTATTTCCGCCACAACGGCGTGTACACCAAAGTCACTAACAGCAACAGTGACTACAACAATATTAATACCTATTTGCAGCGAGATATTCCCGCCATTCAGGGGCGACTGCTGGCAGGGGATGCCAACACCAAGGGCGAACTGTTCGATACCCTGTCGTTTCGCGGTGCACAAATCGCTAATGAAGAACAAATGCTGCCCAATTCGGTAAGAGGCTATGCGCCCGTTGTTCGGGGAACCGCGCGCACAGCAGCTAAGGTGATTGTTCGACAAGGTGGCAATGTGATTTACGAACGTACGGTGGCACCAGGGCCGTTTGAAATCACTGACCTGTACCCTACGGGCTACGGCGGCAATCTGGACGTGTCCATTGAAGAGGCGGACGGCAGCCAGCAAAACTTTCAGGTTCCCTATGCGTCAACCAGTAACCTGCTGCGTCCGGGCACTCATCACTATAGCCTGACCTACGGCAAGCTGCGCTCAACTCAGCTAAGAAGCGAGCCAGTGCTGGTGGAGGGAACCTACCGTCGCGGCATTAGCAATGGCTTAACTCTGTACAGTGGGGTGCAAGGCAACAGTAACTATCAGGCTTTGCAGGGCGGTGCCTCTATCGGGACGCCAATCGGTGCCTTCTCTCTGGACGTCACCCACGCCAAAACCAAACTCGGGGACGCTTGGGGCACCGAGTCGGGGCAAAGCTATCAGGTTAAGTATAGCCAGATGATCGAAAGCACTGGCAGTAACCTATCTGTTGCGGCCTACCGTTTCTCTACGGATGGCTATATGGACTTCAGTACTGGTATGTCAACGCGGGAAGTCGTGTCACAGGGCTATGACAAGCAGGCCGTGAAGCGTGCCAAAAATAGGCTGATGCTCAGCGCGTCGCAGCCGTTGCCAGACGGGTGGGGACAGTTCTATGCCAGCGCCTGGCAGCAAGCGTACTGGGATAAGACCCGTACCGATCGCCAGTACCAGCTTGGTTACAGCAACAGCATCAAGAGGCTGAACTACAGCCTGAGCGTTAACCGCAATCAAGACGAGTTCGGCAAGTTTCAGAACACTTACATGCTGAATCTGGTTCTACCGCTGGATAATCTTCTTGGTTTCAGTCAGGTGGGGATGACGGTCAACCGGGGCCCGGGCAGTACCATGAACGAGCAGCTGTTTGCTTCAGGAACGTCTGGGGATGAGCGCCAGTACAGCTATAACGTGACAGCTGGCCATAACAGTAACGGTGGTAAAGGTCGCGGCAGCAGTTCCAGCCTGGTAACCAACGGTTCAATGCGTACGCCATACACCACGCTAAGCGCGCTGGCAGGTACCGGTAAAGGCTATGAGACCTATTCAGCGGGGATGAGTGGTGCAATGGTAGCGCATTCCGGCGGCCTGACCCTGTCACCGTACAGCGGTGACACCTATGCACTGGTGGAAGCGAAAGGGGCGAAGGGCGCCAAGATGGTTGGCTACCCCGGAATTAAAGTAGACGGCTTTGGATATGCCCTGGTGCCGTATCTGACTGCCTACCAGCTTAACGATGTAGAAATCAGTCCGAAAGGCCTGTCAAACAATGTGGAATTAAATCTGACTAGCCAGAAGGTCGCACCGTACAGCGGGGCAGTGGTGAAGCTTAAATATGAGACCACTGTAGGCTACCCGGCGCTGATTAGCGCGCCTCAGGTTGACGGCCAACCTCTGCCGTTCGGCGCAGAAGTGTTTGACGAGCAGGGACGGCATATTGGCGTGGTCGGACAGGGCGGTCGGATATTTGCCCGAGTACCGACAACGGAAGGCGTTTTGAAAGTGGTTTGGGGAGACTCGACCGATCGACAGTGCCGGGTGCGTTACATGCTGCCTGCTAATGCGGATCTGGAAAATGATTCCGCTATTAAATTCAACTCGGTGTGTGAGTAG